AGCGGCTTGTTGGGCCCGCCGGCCCCTTTGACCGGGCTGCTCCTCGGTAATCCATTCGTCACGGCGGCCATCCAGGTGTCGCATCGTGTCGGCGCGCGGCTTGACCCCTGCCCGCCGTGGCGCCAACTCCTGGGCGGGCCGGAGGAGTTCGAGGGACGCTGCGCAGCGTGTGCGGCAGGTCACTCGATCACTATGGTGGCCGAACGACTCAGCCCGCAACCTGCGTTCTGATAATTTCAAAATGAACCGCGAGGACCTGTCCGTGTCAATGGATCGCGTGGCACACTGCACGCTGTGAATCCCGCCCCGGGAGGTTGCACGTGAGTGAGACCCGCTCAGGAGGGAGTGCTCCTGCGGCGCCCACGGTCCTGCGCATGGTCCTCGGCAAACGGCTCCGCCAGCTGCGGGAGCGGGCCGGAGTGTCCTTCGACGACGCGGCCCGCGCCATCGAGGTCACCGCCCTGACGGTCCGCCGTATGGAGAAGGCCGAGGTCGGCCTCCGTATCCCCTACGTGAAGGAGCTGCTGCGCACCTACGGGGTCTCCGGCACCGAGATCGAGGACTTCCTCTCCCTCGCCCGCGAGGCGAACCAGCCCGGCTGGTGGCACAAGTTCCGCGATGTGCTGCCCGAGTGGTTCAGCGCCTACGTGAGCCTGGAGAGCGAAGCCGCCGTCATCCGCCTCTACGAACCCCAGTACGTCCCCGGCCTGTTGCAGACCCACGACTACGCGGCCGCCCTCATCCGGGTCGGCTTCCCCAACGCGAGCCCCGAGGAGGTCGAACGGCACGTCGCCCTGCGCCTCAGACGGCAGGACCTGCTGGTCAAACCCGAGGCGCCGGCCGTCTGGGCCATCCTCGACGAGACCGTGCTGCGTCGTCCGGTGGGCGGTCCGCAGGTGATGCGGGAGCAGATCGACCGGCTCGTCGAGGCCACGGAACGGCCCAAGGTCAGGATCCAGATCATGCGGTTCGCGGCCGGGCCGCACCCCGGTGCGTACGGCCCCTTCCACTACTTCCGGTTCGGCTTCTCCGAACTCCCCGACATCGTCTACACCGAGGGTCTCGCGGGCGCCCAGTACGTCGACCAGCCCGTGGACGTCGTGACCTACCTGGAGGTCCTCGACCGGATGTCCGTGCAGGCGGAACCGGTGGCTCGGACCAGGGACATCCTGGCGGCACTACGCAAGGAGTTGTGACACATGGCAAGGACACCCGACCGCCCCGTCCACAGCGGCATGCCCGCTCCCGAACTCGGCGCCGAGGGCTGGCGCAAGCCCTGGAGCGGCACCAACGGCGGCTCCTGCGTCGAGGCCAAGCGCCTGCCCGACGGCAGTGTCGCCTTCCGCCAGTCCACCGACCCCGAGGGGCCCGCGCTCGTCTACTCGCGGGAGGAGATGGTGGCGTTCCTGGAGGGCGCGAAGGCGGGGGAGGCCGACTTCCTCATCGCCTGAGGGCTCGGGGGCTCGGGATCGGGTTCGGGTTCGTCGGCGGGTGCGGGTGCGGGTGCGGGTGCGGGTGCGGGTGCGGGTGCGGGTGCGGGTGCGGGTGCGGGTGCGTGGGGCTTCTCGCGCCCACGGGGCGGAGCCGCATGTCGATACAGCCCCGCGCCCCTGAAAAGCCGGGGCTCCGCCCCGTGCGTTTCCGCGGATCACTACGCCCGCACAACCGGACAACCCGCACGCGCACTCCCGACACCTCCCGGCCCCGCCCAGACTGGGGGCACCTCCGGGCCGGGCGCCGGTCCCGGGAGACCGAAACCCGCCGCGTGACACCCGAAGGGAACGGATGCCACCGTCCCCCGCCCCCGCCCTCACCCGGTACCGGACCCTGATCGTCGAGGGACACGAAGGACGTGGCCGCACCCGCCTGCTCGCCGAGCTGGCGGACCTCGGGTTCGAGGTGCGGCGGCTGCCGTCCGTCCTGCACCACCTGGACCCCGCGCTGCCCTGCCGCGAACTCCTCGCCGGACCCGGACGCCTGGCCGTCGACGGCAACCTCATCGCGGAACTCGTCCACGGCCCGCTGCGCCGGGGCCGTTCCCGGGTCACCTGGATCCAGGCCCTGGACCTCGCCGACGCCGTGGCCGAACGCGACGGAGCCATGCTCCACCTGACCACGCCCGAGGTCACGGAAGCGGCCACCGCCTACGCCCGGGTGTTCCGCACCCTCGCCCAGCACGTACCCGTGATGACCGTCGATGTCGGCGAGCCCGGCGGCCCCGTCCGTGCACCCGCTGCTCGCCCGTCCCAACTCTGGCGTGAAGCAGGACAGTTGACGATAGGTTAGCGACGACCACGCGATGTGAGGCAGGAGAGTTCCCATGGCAGACGGCCACCCCACTCCCGATCAGGAAGCCCTGTCGAAGATCGACACCACGGTGCCCCACTCGGCCCGTATCTGGAACTACTGGATGGGCGGCAAGGACAACTACGAGGTCGACCGTGAGGCGGGCGACGCCTACCGCGAGATCGCCCCCAACATCGAGACGATGGCCCGCGCCTCCCGCGTCTACCTCATCCGCACGGTCACCTTCGTGGCCCGCGAGCGCGGGATCCGCCAGTTCCTGGACATCGGCACCGGACTTCCGACGTACGACAACACCCACCAGGTGGCCCAGAAGGTCGCCCCCGAGTCCCGCATCGTCTATGTCGACAACGACCCGCTCGTACTGCGGCACGCGCAGGCGCTGCTCACCAGCACCCCCGAAGGGGTCACCGACTACGTCGACGCCGACCTGCGCGACCCGGACACCATCCTCGAGGCCGCCGGGAAGATCCTCGACCTCGACAAGCCGGTGGCCCTGATGCTGATGGGCATCCTCGGCCACATCCAGGACTACGAGGAGGCCAAGGAGATCGTCCGCCGCCTCCAGGCCGCCCTGCCGTCCGGGAGCTACTTCGTCCACTACGACAGCACGGACACCGACGCCGAACTCAAGCGCGCCCAGGAGGGCTACGACGACACCGGCGCCGTGCCCTACGTCCTGCGCAGCCCCCGCCAACTGCACGCCTACTACGAGGGCCTGGAACTGCTGGAGCCCGGCATCGTCTCCTGCCCGCTGTGGCGCCCGGAACCGGGCACCGCCCCGGAGCCGACGGACGTGTACGGGGGAGTGGCCTACAAGGCGTAGCGACACCTGCCCCGGCGCGCGCGACGTGGGCGGCCGATCCGGGCGACGCGGGGAGTGTTCCGGGACGGCCGTGTACTCCCGGGCACTTCGGGTAGGCCCCCCGCATGACCGGCCCCGCCGACTTCGACCGGCAGGTTCTCGACGCGGTGGAGAACCTGGTGCCGCTCTGGTTCTCGGCAGTGGAGGAGGTCACCCCGCGCCTGTCCCCGAGACAGATCCTGGCGCTGCGCGCGGTGCGCGGGCGGCCCGAGCTGAACCTGACCGGCCTGGCGGAGCGGCTCGGTGTCGGTCTGCCCACGGCCAGCCGGCTCTGTGACCGCCTCGAAGCGGCCGATCTGCTCCAGCGGTGCGTCCGGCTCGACGACCGGCGCGAGGTGCGCCTGGTGGTGACCGAACGCGGACACCGGTTCCTCGCGGACGTCACCGCACATCTGTCGGCGCGGCTCGGGGACGCCCTGGCGGCGCTGTCACCGGTGGAACGCGCTCGCGTGGAGCAGGTGTTGCGGGCCCTGGGGGGAAGCGTCAGTTGAGCAGTGCCGTGACGCGCCCCGCGGCACTGTGCACATGGCAGAGCAGCAGGCAGACGTCGTCCTCGTGCTCCTCGTCCAGCAAGGGGGCGAGCAACTGGTCGGCCGACTCCTGGAGGTCCTCGTCCAGTGTCGTGGACGGGAGCCCGCCGAGCGCCGTGGCCAGCTGCTCGATGCCCGGGTCGATGCCCAGGGCACGACGCTCCACCAGCCCGTCCGTGTAGAGCGCCAGTGTCGAGCCGGGCGGCAGTGGCTCGGTGTGGTCGGCGATCTCCTGGTGCAGGGGGATGCCGAGCATCGCACCGGGCTTGGCGTCCAGGATCCGCACACCCCCGTCGGGCGAGCGCAGCACCGGCGGCGGATGGCCGGCGGCGGCCCAGGTGAGCGTGGGTTCGTGCGGATGGAACCGGGCGATGACGGCCGTGGCGTACAGGTCGGGCTGGAGATGGTGCAGGAACAGATGGAGATGGGTGAGGAGCTGACCGGGGGTCTTGCCGTCGACCGCGTACGCGCGCAGCGCGGTCCGCAGCTGGCTCATCATCACGGCCGCGTGCAGACCGTGTCCGGTGACGTCACCGATCACGGTGATCAGGCTGCCGTCGGGCTGTCGGAAGGCGTCGTACCAGTCGCCGCCGATGTTC
The DNA window shown above is from Streptomyces akebiae and carries:
- a CDS encoding helix-turn-helix domain-containing protein, with the translated sequence MVLGKRLRQLRERAGVSFDDAARAIEVTALTVRRMEKAEVGLRIPYVKELLRTYGVSGTEIEDFLSLAREANQPGWWHKFRDVLPEWFSAYVSLESEAAVIRLYEPQYVPGLLQTHDYAAALIRVGFPNASPEEVERHVALRLRRQDLLVKPEAPAVWAILDETVLRRPVGGPQVMREQIDRLVEATERPKVRIQIMRFAAGPHPGAYGPFHYFRFGFSELPDIVYTEGLAGAQYVDQPVDVVTYLEVLDRMSVQAEPVARTRDILAALRKEL
- a CDS encoding DUF397 domain-containing protein gives rise to the protein MARTPDRPVHSGMPAPELGAEGWRKPWSGTNGGSCVEAKRLPDGSVAFRQSTDPEGPALVYSREEMVAFLEGAKAGEADFLIA
- a CDS encoding SAM-dependent methyltransferase translates to MADGHPTPDQEALSKIDTTVPHSARIWNYWMGGKDNYEVDREAGDAYREIAPNIETMARASRVYLIRTVTFVARERGIRQFLDIGTGLPTYDNTHQVAQKVAPESRIVYVDNDPLVLRHAQALLTSTPEGVTDYVDADLRDPDTILEAAGKILDLDKPVALMLMGILGHIQDYEEAKEIVRRLQAALPSGSYFVHYDSTDTDAELKRAQEGYDDTGAVPYVLRSPRQLHAYYEGLELLEPGIVSCPLWRPEPGTAPEPTDVYGGVAYKA
- a CDS encoding MarR family winged helix-turn-helix transcriptional regulator → MTGPADFDRQVLDAVENLVPLWFSAVEEVTPRLSPRQILALRAVRGRPELNLTGLAERLGVGLPTASRLCDRLEAADLLQRCVRLDDRREVRLVVTERGHRFLADVTAHLSARLGDALAALSPVERARVEQVLRALGGSVS